The Bacillales bacterium genome contains a region encoding:
- a CDS encoding GNAT family N-acetyltransferase: MTMEAWNKGNYFISTDKAKLDRETIYRYLAEESYWAEQLPRSVFEKSIEGSAVCYGVYFKDPKSGLMKQVGFARVISDLATFAYLADVFILKPHRGKGLSKWLVDVILHDSRLSGLRRFLLATKDAHGLYSQHGFKPLANPESMMEIARGASIYKER, translated from the coding sequence ATGACGATGGAGGCTTGGAACAAAGGAAATTATTTTATTTCAACGGATAAAGCGAAGCTGGACAGGGAGACGATTTATCGTTACTTGGCTGAGGAATCTTATTGGGCGGAACAATTGCCGCGCAGCGTGTTCGAGAAATCCATCGAAGGTTCGGCCGTCTGCTACGGGGTTTATTTTAAAGATCCGAAATCCGGCCTCATGAAACAGGTCGGCTTTGCGCGTGTCATTTCCGATTTAGCCACTTTCGCGTATTTGGCTGATGTGTTCATTCTCAAACCACACCGCGGCAAAGGGTTGTCGAAATGGCTCGTCGATGTCATTTTGCATGATTCGCGACTGTCGGGACTGCGCCGGTTCTTGCTGGCGACGAAGGATGCACACGGATTGTATTCGCAACACGGATTCAAACCGCTGGCCAATCCCGAATCGATGATGGAAATCGCGCGGGGCGCCTCGATTTATAAAGAGCGGTAG
- a CDS encoding proline/glycine betaine ABC transporter permease, giving the protein MFDFPEALRIHAGDYVADFVNWLKTTLGFVFDAIGNFVLHLLLYIQDFLLWLPWWSFIIIVFLIGWWLRTFGLGLLFAAMLFLIGTFNLWDHMMLTLAIVLTSVIIAVIIGIPVGILMATWKTIEMIMKPILDFMQTMPSFVYLIPAILLFSLGVVPAIFATLIYCAPPVIRLTSLAINGVSKEMVEAAQSFGSSRWQLLMKVQLPQAMPTIMTGVNQTTMMALAMVVIASMVGAEGLGMDVLQAINHIRIGDGFEAGISIVFLAIIIDRLTIGIANRFTTQK; this is encoded by the coding sequence ATGTTCGATTTTCCGGAGGCATTACGAATTCACGCCGGCGATTATGTCGCCGATTTCGTGAACTGGCTGAAAACGACTCTCGGATTTGTGTTCGACGCCATCGGAAATTTTGTTCTTCATTTATTACTGTATATCCAAGATTTCTTGCTATGGCTTCCGTGGTGGAGTTTTATCATTATTGTTTTCTTGATCGGCTGGTGGTTGCGTACGTTCGGCCTTGGCTTGTTGTTCGCCGCGATGTTGTTTCTTATTGGTACGTTCAACCTTTGGGATCATATGATGCTGACCTTGGCGATCGTTTTGACCTCGGTCATTATTGCGGTCATCATCGGAATTCCGGTCGGTATCTTAATGGCGACATGGAAAACGATTGAAATGATCATGAAACCGATTTTGGACTTTATGCAAACAATGCCGAGTTTCGTTTATTTGATTCCTGCCATTTTGTTGTTCAGTCTCGGCGTCGTTCCCGCGATTTTCGCAACCCTTATTTATTGCGCACCTCCGGTCATTCGCTTAACGAGTTTGGCCATCAACGGCGTTTCGAAAGAAATGGTGGAGGCGGCCCAATCCTTCGGTTCCTCGCGCTGGCAGTTGTTGATGAAAGTTCAATTGCCGCAGGCGATGCCGACGATCATGACGGGGGTCAACCAGACGACCATGATGGCGTTGGCGATGGTCGTCATTGCTTCGATGGTTGGCGCCGAAGGACTCGGCATGGATGTGCTGCAAGCGATTAACCACATTCGCATTGGCGACGGGTTTGAAGCCGGAATCAGCATCGTTTTTCTCGCGATCATCATCGACCGGTTGACGATCGGCATTGCCAATCGTTTTACGACGCAAAAATAA
- a CDS encoding lipoate--protein ligase family protein: MEQGNVLYQPKWRVIDQSGIGPALDAEQSFGMDDMLCHAVGKGISVPTARTWVHDKTVVLGIQDARLPNIKQGTDYLRTRGYRVIVRNSGGLAVVLDKGIFNLTLVFPDNQKVDIDKGYEAMANIVKRMLEPFETKVDVGEVNGSYCPGRYDLSIGGKKFAGISQRRIRSGVAVQVYICAEGSGSDRARMIGEFYKLAAAEANDKLTCPEIRPETMASLSELLDESLNTRAMMSLFLMALHHYGGETETRALAPGEIDWFYTYYKRVLDRNKKALGEPS; encoded by the coding sequence ATGGAACAGGGAAACGTGCTGTATCAACCGAAGTGGCGGGTCATTGACCAATCCGGCATCGGACCGGCGCTTGATGCCGAGCAATCGTTCGGCATGGATGACATGCTTTGCCACGCCGTTGGCAAGGGGATCTCCGTCCCGACGGCCCGCACGTGGGTTCACGACAAGACGGTCGTCCTCGGCATCCAAGACGCCCGCCTTCCGAATATCAAACAAGGTACCGATTATTTGCGAACGCGCGGATATCGGGTGATCGTCCGCAATTCCGGCGGACTGGCGGTCGTTCTCGACAAAGGCATCTTCAATTTGACGCTTGTGTTTCCCGACAACCAGAAAGTCGACATCGACAAAGGGTATGAAGCGATGGCCAACATCGTAAAGCGGATGCTCGAACCGTTCGAAACCAAAGTCGACGTCGGCGAAGTGAACGGATCCTATTGTCCGGGACGTTACGATCTCAGTATCGGTGGAAAAAAATTTGCCGGCATTTCACAGCGGAGAATTCGCTCCGGGGTCGCTGTACAAGTGTACATTTGCGCCGAAGGAAGCGGTTCGGACAGAGCGAGGATGATCGGTGAATTTTACAAGCTCGCTGCTGCAGAGGCGAACGACAAATTGACTTGCCCGGAAATTCGTCCGGAAACGATGGCTTCTTTGTCCGAGTTACTCGACGAATCGTTGAACACGCGCGCAATGATGAGCTTGTTTCTGATGGCCCTCCACCATTACGGCGGAGAAACGGAAACGAGAGCGCTCGCCCCGGGCGAAATCGACTGGTTTTATACGTATTACAAACGCGTGCTCGACCGGAATAAAAAGGCGCTCGGCGAACCATCGTAA
- the gerQ gene encoding spore coat protein GerQ has protein sequence MSEYESEETREQGKKGAYPEGGMMQSNPYSGYYGGAAWPGYAQQSAYPYTQASYPYGYAPQQPSFQSQPMGGSMGFQMGGQGQHYYGVGGTGAPQGVAGAGGFGQGVFGGVPPSIAQQVQEASYIENILRLNAGKVATIYMSFENNSPWSSKVFTGVIEAAGKDHIILRERNGTRRYVLLMIYVDYITFETEINYFYPPAPQFYSISG, from the coding sequence TTGTCGGAATATGAATCCGAGGAAACGCGTGAACAAGGGAAAAAGGGAGCCTATCCGGAAGGAGGCATGATGCAGTCCAACCCGTACAGCGGCTATTACGGCGGTGCTGCTTGGCCGGGTTATGCGCAGCAGTCAGCGTACCCGTATACGCAAGCTTCATATCCGTACGGTTATGCCCCCCAGCAGCCTTCGTTCCAATCGCAGCCAATGGGCGGATCGATGGGCTTTCAAATGGGCGGACAGGGACAACATTATTATGGTGTAGGCGGAACCGGCGCGCCGCAAGGCGTTGCCGGAGCTGGAGGTTTCGGTCAAGGGGTGTTCGGCGGAGTTCCGCCATCGATCGCTCAGCAAGTGCAGGAAGCCTCTTACATTGAAAACATCCTTCGTCTCAACGCCGGAAAAGTAGCGACCATTTACATGTCTTTCGAAAACAACTCGCCGTGGTCCAGCAAAGTTTTTACAGGTGTTATTGAAGCCGCCGGAAAAGATCATATCATCCTGAGGGAAAGAAACGGAACAAGGCGTTACGTATTGCTGATGATTTACGTCGATTACATTACTTTCGAAACGGAAATCAACTACTTTTATCCGCCGGCACCTCAATTTTATTCGATTTCCGGTTAG
- a CDS encoding ABC transporter permease — MKIMMLVKRILLEFKRDKRTLALMFVAPLFIMSLLYLVFQNDEYKPSVAFVDVPAPIVQHAKSTNADIHEWSMPKAKSALADQELDAIVSFTDHKPEVWLEGSDPTANRAVLQLLQNVFQSAVGPAAVQPDIHYLHGGPSLSSFDRFGPVLLGFFVFFFVFLIAGVAFLRERTKGTLERLLSSPIRRTEIVVGYVIGFGLFAMMQTAVFVAYTVYVLDLWMAGSVGYVFLINLLLALTALSLGILLSAAARNELQMIQFIPLVIVPQVFFSGLFELETISDWVSWIGYFTPLFYGADALRGVMLRDASFGDIGLDLAVLLGYALLFMILNIVALKRLRRL; from the coding sequence ATGAAAATCATGATGCTCGTGAAAAGAATTTTGCTCGAATTCAAACGCGACAAACGGACGCTTGCGCTCATGTTTGTGGCCCCGCTCTTCATCATGAGCTTGTTGTACCTTGTCTTTCAAAACGACGAGTACAAACCGTCCGTCGCCTTCGTCGACGTACCCGCACCGATCGTGCAGCACGCCAAGTCGACGAATGCCGATATTCACGAATGGTCGATGCCGAAAGCAAAAAGTGCATTGGCCGATCAAGAGCTGGACGCCATCGTTTCCTTCACCGACCACAAACCGGAAGTGTGGCTCGAAGGCAGCGACCCGACGGCCAACCGCGCCGTCCTGCAACTTTTACAAAATGTCTTTCAATCCGCAGTCGGCCCGGCTGCCGTGCAGCCGGACATTCATTATTTGCACGGAGGTCCGTCGCTTTCTTCCTTCGACCGCTTCGGCCCGGTGCTGCTCGGCTTTTTCGTCTTCTTCTTCGTGTTCTTGATCGCCGGCGTCGCCTTTTTGCGCGAGCGCACGAAAGGCACGCTTGAGCGCTTGCTGTCGAGCCCGATCCGCCGTACGGAAATCGTCGTCGGCTACGTGATCGGCTTCGGACTCTTCGCGATGATGCAAACCGCCGTTTTCGTTGCCTACACCGTCTATGTGCTCGACCTATGGATGGCCGGCAGCGTCGGCTACGTTTTTCTCATCAATTTGCTGCTCGCCTTGACCGCGCTTTCGCTCGGCATCTTGCTGTCGGCCGCCGCCCGGAACGAATTGCAAATGATTCAATTCATTCCGCTCGTGATCGTGCCGCAAGTATTTTTCTCCGGCCTTTTCGAACTGGAGACGATCTCAGATTGGGTGAGTTGGATCGGTTACTTCACTCCATTGTTTTACGGAGCGGACGCCTTGCGCGGCGTCATGCTCAGAGATGCTTCTTTCGGAGACATCGGCCTCGATTTGGCCGTCTTGCTCGGGTACGCGTTGTTGTTCATGATCCTGAACATTGTCGCATTGAAACGGCTTCGTCGTTTATAA
- a CDS encoding M42 family metallopeptidase, which produces MNLLKALTEARGAPGFEGEVRRMMRRELQDHADEVLYDHTGSIFGKKRGAADAPRVLLAGHMDEVAFMVSEITDDGYLRFKPLGGWWEQVLLSQRVEVVTEQRSFTGVIGSRPPHVLTKEEREKVFPMKEMYVDIGAGSKNQAAAWGVAVGDPIVPVCPYEELADEDTILAKALDNRVGCYAAVEVLKQLNEGSHPNEVYAGATVQEEVGLRGAETAPHVVQPDVAIALDVGIAEDGPSEKEKNKPKLGGGPLVTFLDATMIPNTRFRDLIVETAEENGISHQVEVMTGGGTDAGKFNLYKRGVPTVVIGVAARYIHSNVSMVSRQDVDRMVRLLAAVIDKLDAETVRYLCDYR; this is translated from the coding sequence ATGAATTTGCTCAAGGCATTGACCGAAGCCCGAGGCGCACCCGGATTCGAAGGTGAAGTGCGCCGGATGATGCGCCGAGAACTGCAAGACCATGCGGACGAAGTGTTGTATGATCACACGGGAAGTATTTTCGGCAAAAAAAGAGGAGCGGCGGATGCACCGCGTGTTCTGTTGGCCGGTCATATGGATGAAGTGGCGTTCATGGTAAGCGAAATTACCGACGATGGGTACTTGCGATTCAAACCGCTCGGCGGATGGTGGGAGCAAGTGCTCCTTTCCCAACGTGTCGAGGTGGTGACTGAACAGAGAAGCTTCACCGGCGTCATTGGTTCGCGGCCGCCGCACGTGCTGACAAAAGAAGAACGCGAGAAGGTGTTTCCGATGAAGGAGATGTACGTGGATATCGGAGCCGGCAGCAAGAACCAAGCAGCGGCATGGGGCGTGGCTGTCGGGGATCCGATCGTGCCGGTGTGCCCGTATGAAGAGTTGGCCGATGAAGACACCATTCTCGCTAAAGCGCTTGATAATCGCGTCGGTTGTTATGCGGCAGTAGAAGTGTTGAAACAACTGAATGAAGGCAGCCATCCGAATGAGGTGTATGCGGGTGCGACGGTCCAAGAGGAAGTCGGTTTGCGTGGAGCTGAAACGGCGCCGCACGTCGTGCAGCCCGACGTGGCGATCGCGTTGGACGTCGGGATTGCCGAGGATGGACCGTCGGAGAAAGAAAAAAACAAACCGAAACTCGGCGGGGGTCCGCTCGTTACATTTCTTGACGCGACGATGATTCCGAATACGCGGTTTCGCGATTTGATCGTCGAAACCGCCGAGGAAAACGGGATTTCCCATCAAGTCGAAGTCATGACAGGAGGCGGGACGGACGCCGGGAAATTCAACTTATACAAGCGCGGTGTCCCAACGGTGGTGATCGGCGTCGCCGCGCGCTACATTCACAGCAACGTGTCGATGGTGAGCAGGCAAGACGTAGACCGTATGGTCCGTTTGCTTGCCGCTGTCATCGACAAGTTGGACGCCGAAACGGTTCGGTATTTGTGCGATTACCGGTAA
- a CDS encoding four-helix bundle copper-binding protein, with translation METAYQECMKACWECMEACNHCYDAALKSDNLDDFLDVIRLTQECASVCSYTAEAISRHSLFAEEIGALCAVICESCGNACKKMEDSFCKTCATQCLACAERCRKLGV, from the coding sequence ATGGAGACGGCTTATCAAGAATGTATGAAAGCGTGCTGGGAGTGCATGGAAGCGTGCAATCATTGTTATGATGCCGCTTTGAAGTCGGACAACCTGGATGACTTTCTCGACGTCATCCGGCTGACACAGGAATGTGCTTCCGTCTGCAGCTATACGGCGGAAGCGATTTCGAGACATAGTCTTTTTGCAGAAGAAATTGGTGCGCTTTGCGCCGTAATTTGTGAGTCGTGCGGCAACGCCTGCAAGAAGATGGAAGACTCTTTTTGCAAAACGTGTGCCACGCAATGTCTCGCCTGTGCGGAAAGATGCCGAAAACTCGGCGTGTAA
- a CDS encoding ABC transporter ATP-binding protein: MDPYVALHDVTQAFDGRSVIRSVNLAMEKPEIFGLLGPSGAGKTTLVKMIAGIDQASAGQVDVLGTRMPNLSTVKRIGYMAQSDALYDDLTAKENLHFFASLYGLRRQARTERISAVLEIVNLTHEADKLVRKFSGGMKRRLSLAIALVHEPKVLILDEPTVGIDPVLRRQVWHAFEKLRDNGTAILVTTHVMDEAERCDRLAMIRDGELIANGTPDALKKETGTASIEDAFLVYGGAAQ, from the coding sequence ATGGATCCTTATGTCGCATTGCACGACGTCACGCAGGCGTTTGACGGCCGGTCGGTCATCCGGTCGGTGAATCTCGCAATGGAAAAGCCGGAAATCTTCGGGTTGCTCGGTCCGTCCGGAGCTGGGAAAACGACGTTAGTGAAAATGATCGCCGGCATCGATCAGGCGTCGGCCGGGCAGGTCGACGTACTTGGTACACGTATGCCAAATTTGAGTACCGTGAAGCGAATCGGATACATGGCGCAATCCGACGCTTTGTATGATGATTTGACCGCGAAGGAGAATTTGCATTTCTTTGCGTCGTTGTACGGTTTGCGGAGGCAAGCGCGCACAGAACGCATCAGCGCCGTACTTGAGATTGTCAACTTGACGCATGAGGCGGATAAGCTCGTCCGGAAGTTTTCCGGCGGCATGAAACGGCGGCTTTCATTGGCGATCGCGCTCGTACACGAGCCGAAGGTGCTCATTCTCGACGAGCCGACGGTCGGCATCGACCCGGTGCTGCGCCGACAAGTGTGGCATGCGTTTGAAAAATTGCGGGACAATGGCACCGCGATTCTCGTCACGACGCATGTCATGGATGAGGCGGAGCGGTGCGACCGGTTGGCGATGATTCGCGACGGCGAATTGATCGCGAACGGGACGCCGGACGCTTTAAAAAAAGAAACCGGAACCGCGTCGATCGAAGATGCTTTTCTCGTATACGGAGGTGCCGCCCAATGA
- a CDS encoding TetR/AcrR family transcriptional regulator, which yields MDWDAWFQETAQDETLTEKQKQIMIAAIEMFSEKGYASSSTSEIARRAGVAEGTIFRHYKTKEKLLQAIVEPVIRQIIAPFIIGDLNKVLNRRYEHFEDFVRSMIENRRKFLERHFSLIKIVFQEIPFHPQLQQLFKKHVAPAPLAKIRGIIVHFQEKGELIQGSPYTIMRLAASSGAGYLLARQWLRSELNWDDEEEREATIRYILKGLSPDAPPS from the coding sequence ATGGACTGGGATGCATGGTTTCAAGAAACCGCCCAAGACGAAACGTTAACGGAAAAGCAGAAGCAAATCATGATCGCGGCAATCGAAATGTTTTCTGAGAAAGGCTACGCCTCATCCTCGACGAGCGAGATCGCCCGGCGCGCAGGCGTCGCCGAAGGTACGATTTTTCGCCATTATAAGACGAAGGAAAAACTGCTTCAGGCGATCGTCGAACCCGTAATCCGCCAAATTATCGCGCCGTTCATCATCGGCGACTTGAACAAAGTACTCAATCGGCGTTATGAGCATTTCGAGGACTTCGTACGGTCGATGATTGAAAACCGAAGAAAGTTTCTCGAACGTCATTTTTCGCTCATTAAGATCGTGTTTCAAGAAATCCCGTTTCACCCGCAGCTGCAACAACTGTTCAAAAAACATGTCGCCCCGGCGCCGCTCGCCAAAATTCGCGGCATCATCGTCCATTTTCAGGAGAAGGGCGAACTCATTCAAGGATCGCCGTACACGATCATGCGCCTCGCGGCGTCATCGGGGGCAGGCTATTTGCTGGCCCGCCAATGGTTGCGATCCGAGCTGAATTGGGATGACGAGGAAGAACGCGAAGCGACGATCCGTTATATATTGAAAGGGCTCAGCCCGGATGCCCCGCCATCTTGA
- a CDS encoding aminopeptidase: MADSRIVQLADTLVHHSIEVKQGERVLLMGSTVAEPLLKEVYRTILQAGGLPITQFTLPGELRILLDEGNEQQLTDLPFEEWAFHHVDALIQVVAPANTKELTGIDMNKLQLRQKAFEPLSQRLMTDQIRWVVTQFPTNAGAQDAEMPLEQYEDFVYGATNVDYAKLKETMEEAAAYFNKASKVRVVAEGTDITVDIEGREAVISYGKRNVPDGEFFYTPNHLKTEGCIYYDWPALIGGREVQGIRLVFKEGKVVEASAEKGDDYLQQMLETDEGARYLGELGIGTNFGIAKPTKSVLFDEKIGGSVHMALGNAYKKAGEGNKSAIHWDMVKNLKDGGEIYLDGRLIQKSGEWVY; encoded by the coding sequence GTGGCAGATTCGAGAATTGTGCAGTTGGCGGACACGCTTGTCCACCATTCCATTGAAGTTAAGCAAGGCGAACGGGTATTGCTCATGGGTTCTACGGTCGCGGAGCCGCTCTTGAAAGAAGTGTACCGCACCATTTTGCAGGCGGGCGGATTGCCGATCACGCAATTTACATTGCCCGGCGAGTTGCGCATATTGTTGGATGAAGGCAATGAACAACAGTTGACCGATTTACCGTTCGAAGAATGGGCGTTTCATCATGTAGATGCGTTGATTCAAGTGGTTGCCCCCGCTAACACGAAAGAACTGACAGGCATCGACATGAACAAATTGCAGTTGCGACAGAAAGCTTTCGAGCCGCTTTCGCAACGATTGATGACGGATCAAATCCGCTGGGTCGTCACGCAGTTTCCGACGAATGCGGGCGCACAGGATGCGGAAATGCCGCTTGAGCAATACGAAGATTTCGTTTACGGCGCGACGAATGTCGATTATGCAAAACTGAAGGAGACGATGGAAGAGGCGGCAGCGTATTTCAACAAAGCCTCGAAAGTTCGCGTCGTTGCCGAGGGAACCGATATTACGGTCGACATCGAAGGACGCGAAGCGGTCATCTCTTATGGAAAAAGAAACGTGCCGGACGGCGAGTTTTTCTACACGCCGAATCATTTAAAAACCGAAGGCTGCATCTATTACGATTGGCCGGCGTTGATCGGCGGCCGGGAAGTTCAAGGCATCCGCCTTGTTTTCAAAGAGGGCAAAGTCGTTGAGGCAAGTGCCGAAAAGGGCGACGATTACTTGCAGCAAATGTTAGAAACGGATGAAGGCGCGCGTTATCTCGGAGAGCTCGGCATCGGTACGAACTTTGGTATCGCGAAACCGACGAAAAGCGTTTTGTTTGATGAAAAAATCGGCGGATCCGTTCACATGGCGCTCGGGAATGCGTATAAGAAAGCCGGCGAGGGCAACAAATCGGCGATTCATTGGGACATGGTGAAAAACTTAAAAGACGGCGGCGAAATTTATCTCGACGGCCGCTTGATTCAAAAAAGCGGCGAGTGGGTGTATTGA
- a CDS encoding ABC transporter substrate-binding protein, whose amino-acid sequence MNRKMKPILFSLLVIPLLVLSACGSQNSSGKDVGKIVFADPQWSSVELHNWIARTILEEGYGYETDVKTGSTASTFLAFRQGDIDVYMEIWPLNIQDIYNKAIENGEIKQVSVNYSDARQGIFVPTYMLKGDPDRGIEPMAPDLKSVKDLPKYWELFKDPSNPEKGRIIGSPTGWEADKVLRQKIKAYGLDKTYNYFSPGSQTALFTSLKKAYEAGEPWVGYMWGPTWVLGKYDMTLLQEPPFSEEVWKKSKACAWPQEEVSVAVNMEFADKAPEVVDFLSNYHTSADLTNAALSYMEENEAKPKDAAQWWLKKYKDIWTKWVPKDVAKKVEQSLQ is encoded by the coding sequence GTGAACCGAAAGATGAAACCGATTTTGTTTTCATTACTCGTCATCCCGCTTCTCGTTTTATCTGCCTGCGGCAGCCAAAATTCTTCAGGGAAAGACGTTGGGAAGATCGTTTTCGCTGATCCCCAATGGAGCAGTGTTGAATTGCATAACTGGATTGCCCGCACCATCCTTGAAGAAGGGTACGGATACGAAACCGATGTAAAAACGGGTTCTACGGCATCGACCTTCTTGGCTTTTCGTCAAGGCGATATCGACGTGTACATGGAAATTTGGCCGTTGAACATTCAAGATATTTATAACAAAGCGATTGAAAACGGCGAGATTAAACAAGTTTCTGTCAACTACTCCGACGCCCGCCAAGGAATCTTCGTACCGACGTATATGCTCAAAGGCGATCCCGATCGCGGCATCGAGCCGATGGCTCCGGATCTCAAGTCGGTGAAAGACCTTCCGAAATACTGGGAATTATTCAAAGATCCTTCCAATCCCGAAAAAGGAAGAATCATCGGATCGCCGACGGGTTGGGAAGCAGACAAGGTACTTCGCCAGAAAATCAAAGCGTACGGCTTGGACAAAACATACAACTATTTCAGCCCTGGTTCGCAAACGGCGTTGTTTACGTCTTTGAAGAAAGCTTATGAAGCTGGCGAACCGTGGGTCGGCTACATGTGGGGCCCGACTTGGGTGCTCGGCAAATACGACATGACGTTGCTGCAGGAGCCGCCTTTCAGCGAAGAAGTGTGGAAGAAAAGCAAAGCTTGTGCTTGGCCGCAAGAAGAAGTGTCGGTCGCCGTCAATATGGAGTTCGCCGACAAAGCGCCTGAGGTCGTTGATTTCTTAAGCAATTACCATACAAGCGCAGATTTGACAAATGCGGCATTAAGCTACATGGAAGAAAATGAAGCGAAACCGAAAGATGCCGCCCAATGGTGGTTGAAGAAATACAAGGACATTTGGACGAAATGGGTTCCGAAAGATGTAGCCAAGAAAGTGGAACAATCGCTACAATAA
- a CDS encoding DUF423 domain-containing protein, translating to MKGFVALGSLMAFLGVVIGAFGAHSLKNIVTGKWADIYETGVHYHLIHALALILVGILADKFPGTFMQAAGWLLFAGIVLFSGSLYVMSITKISVLGAITPIGGVAFLAGWVFVLVAVLRG from the coding sequence ATGAAAGGGTTTGTGGCCCTCGGCAGCTTGATGGCTTTTCTCGGCGTCGTGATCGGCGCGTTCGGCGCACACAGCTTAAAAAACATTGTAACTGGCAAATGGGCGGACATTTATGAGACAGGCGTGCACTATCACTTGATCCATGCGCTGGCGCTTATTTTAGTAGGCATTCTGGCAGACAAGTTTCCCGGAACGTTCATGCAGGCAGCCGGTTGGCTGTTGTTTGCCGGAATCGTGTTGTTTTCCGGCAGTTTGTACGTGATGAGTATAACGAAAATTTCGGTGCTTGGAGCAATCACCCCAATCGGCGGTGTCGCTTTTCTAGCTGGCTGGGTGTTCGTGCTGGTTGCCGTACTCCGGGGATAA
- the hemQ gene encoding hydrogen peroxide-dependent heme synthase, translating to MNEAAQTIEGWYCLHDFRSIDWTRWKQLSSDDRERITNEFIDFMNKWEDNQMNREGSYAVYSILGQKADVMILLLRPTLDELGEIELAMNKTELAEYLLPAYSYVSVVELSNYLAKEGTDPEDDPRIRARLKPVLPKAHYVCFYPMDKRRDGEDNWYMLSMDERREMMKGHGLIGREYAGKVKQIISGSVGFDDWEWGVTLFSHDVLQFKKLVYEMRFDEASARFAEFGPFYVGTILQDDQVKKYFAV from the coding sequence ATGAACGAAGCAGCTCAAACAATCGAAGGCTGGTATTGCCTGCACGATTTTCGTTCGATCGATTGGACACGGTGGAAACAACTTTCCAGCGATGACCGCGAGCGTATTACGAATGAATTTATCGACTTCATGAACAAGTGGGAAGACAATCAGATGAACCGCGAAGGCAGCTATGCCGTTTATTCCATTCTCGGCCAAAAGGCGGACGTGATGATCTTGCTGCTCCGCCCGACGTTGGATGAACTCGGCGAAATCGAATTGGCCATGAACAAGACGGAACTCGCGGAATATTTGCTCCCCGCGTATTCTTACGTTTCCGTCGTTGAACTAAGCAACTACTTGGCGAAAGAGGGTACCGATCCGGAAGATGATCCGCGCATACGCGCACGGTTGAAACCGGTCTTGCCGAAGGCGCACTACGTTTGCTTTTACCCGATGGACAAGCGCCGCGACGGCGAGGACAACTGGTACATGTTGTCGATGGACGAACGCCGCGAAATGATGAAAGGCCACGGGTTGATCGGCCGCGAATACGCCGGCAAAGTGAAGCAAATCATCTCCGGTTCCGTCGGATTCGACGATTGGGAATGGGGCGTGACGTTGTTCTCGCATGACGTCCTGCAATTCAAAAAGCTCGTCTATGAAATGCGCTTCGATGAAGCGAGTGCAAGATTCGCCGAATTCGGCCCATTTTATGTCGGCACGATCTTGCAAGACGATCAAGTGAAAAAATATTTTGCCGTGTAA
- a CDS encoding cell wall hydrolase — translation MAVIRATSEDIKLLARLMRAEAVSDGNLAMLMVGNVGVNRVLANCLDFEGIRTIPQMVYQRPGGFEATLYGFFYRRARQHDINLARKVIQGQRYYPASNSLWFFEPSGECPAQWFDQWNVGRYKSFCYYAPAESECPHVYNG, via the coding sequence ATGGCCGTTATTAGAGCAACTTCGGAAGACATTAAGCTGCTTGCGCGTTTAATGCGGGCGGAGGCGGTGAGCGACGGTAATTTAGCGATGCTGATGGTAGGAAACGTCGGCGTCAATCGCGTGTTGGCCAATTGTCTCGACTTTGAAGGGATCCGAACGATTCCGCAAATGGTCTACCAACGCCCGGGAGGATTCGAAGCCACATTGTACGGTTTTTTTTATCGACGAGCTCGTCAACACGACATCAATCTTGCCCGGAAAGTCATTCAAGGCCAACGGTATTATCCAGCCAGCAATTCGTTGTGGTTTTTCGAGCCCTCGGGCGAATGCCCCGCGCAATGGTTTGATCAGTGGAACGTCGGAAGGTATAAGTCATTCTGCTATTACGCGCCGGCTGAGAGTGAATGTCCGCACGTGTACAATGGTTAA